The DNA sequence CAATTAGAAATTACTAATCTGGCTGTTAAGAAAGCCTACCAAGGTCAAGGATTGGCCAGTCGGTTATTGCAGAAGTTAGAAGGCCGATCAGAAGACATCTTTTTGGAAGTTAGGGCCTCAAATCAGTCCGCCAAAAGGCTCTATGAAAAGTTTAACTTTAGCTGCTTGGCTAAACGCAAGGCCTATTATCATAATCCAATCGAAGATGCTCTGATCATGCAACGGGCTGCTAAGAAATAAGGAAGATTGAGTCTGGCAAATTGGCTATTATGAGGTTGAATAATGACGAAAGATAGATATATATTGGCGATTGAGTCTTCTTGTGATGAGACTAGTGTCGCCGTTTTAAAAAACAATTCGGAGCTTTTGAGCAATATTATTGCCAGTCAGGTTGAGAGCCATAAACGCTTCGGTGGTGTGGTGCCAGAAGTGGCCAGTCGTCATCATGTTGAGGTGGTGACACTCTGTATTCAGGATGCTCTGAATGAGTCTGGGATTGGGGTTCAGCAACTGGATGCTGTGGCTGTGACCTATGGTCCTGGACTCGTTGGGGCTCTTTTGGTTGGGATGGCTGCAGCCAAGGCCTTTGCCTGGGCCAATGGTCTCCCGCTTATTCCTATTAACCACATGACAGGTCACCTGATGGCAGCTAGGGAAGCGGGTGCCTTGACCTATCCGCTCTTGGCGCTCTTGGTCTCAGGCGGCCATACTGAGTTAGTCTATGTCAAAGAACCAGGTGATTACAAAATTGTTGGGGAAACCAGAGATGATGCGGTTGGCGAGGCCTATGATAAGGTCGGTCGGGTCATGGGGCTGACCTATCCTGCGGGTAAGGAAATTGATAACTTAGCTCACAAAGGACAGGATATCTACGATTTCCCTAGGGCTATGATTAAGGAAGATAACCTAGATTTTTCTTTTTCGGGTCTCAAATCAGCCTTTATTAACCTGTATCACAATGCTCAACAAAAAGGTCAAGCCCTAAAAAGCACTGACTTGTCTGCTTCCTTTCAAGCAGCGGTTTTGGATATTTTGCTGGCTAAGACTAAGAGGGCCCTCGAGCTTTATCCAGTCAAGACCTTGGTCGTAGCTGGCGGTGTAGCGGCCAATCATGGTCTCAGGGAGCGCTTGGCTGAGGAAGTAGCTGATCAAGTTGAGGTACGAATTCCGCCGCTCCGCCTCTGTGGTGACAATGCTGGGATGATTGCTTTGGCAGCAGCCATTGAGTTTAAGAAGGGACATTTTGCCAATCTGGATCTCAATGCTAAGCCGAGTTTGGCTTTTGAAAGCCTAGCTGACTAGCTTTCTATCCCAAGTTATCTTTACTGTAAGCCGGAGATTTAATTGAGAATTCAGATTTCCCAGACTTCTTGTCTTGGGTTTTTTCCTCTGCTATAATAATAGAATATTCTAAAAATTGAAAGAAGTCTTGATATGCAAGAAAAGGGATTTAAAGCCGGGGCTAAAGATGCTTTGCCGACAGCTTTAGGTTATATATCGATAGGGATTGCATTTGGGGTAGTGGCAGCTTCGGCAGGTCTGTCAGCCTTAGAAGTCGGTCTGATGAGCCTTCTCATTTATGGAGGTTCAGCTCAGTTTGCTATGGTGGCCATGATTGTTTCAGGAGCTGATTTGTTGACGATTACCCTGACTGTCTTTCTGGTTAATCTGCGAAATATGCTGATGAGCCTGCATGCTACAACTATCTTTACTAAGACTCCCTTTTTGCAGAATATTCTCATGGCTACTCTAATTACCGATGAAAGCTATGGCGTTCTCTTGGGAGAACAGGTTCACAATAAAGCTATTACAGCGGCCTGGATGCATGGTAATAATGTAGTTGGCTACCTAGTCTGGTTTTCGGCGACAGTTATTGGAACTCTAGTGGGCAATCTTATACCTAGTCCGCAAGCCATGGGGCTGGATTTTGCCTTGATTGCAATGTTTCTGGGACTCTTGGTCTTCCAGCTGGAGTCCATGATTTCGCAAGGAGTCAAAAAGCTCTGCTTGATTTTATTAGCTGTGGCGGCTAGTTACCTGCTCTTGGCGACCGTCTTGACTTCGTCTTTGGTAGTTTTGCTGGCAACCTTCATCGGCTGTAGCCTGGGGGTGATTTTAGATGGCAAACACTAGTTTTATTTTACTAGCTATCGTTCTGGGGTTTGTTGTGACTTGGATTCCTCGAGTGCTTCCATTTGTTTTAGTCAAATATCGGGGGCTACCTGATGTGGTCGTTCATTTTTTGAAATACCTGCCAGTTACCATTCTCTTTGCTTTGACCTTATCCAGCCTTTTTACCAGCAAGGTGGGGCAACTACCTAGGTTAAATGGTTTGGAGGGACTAGCCAGTTTGCCCACTCTACTGGTCGCTATTCGGACAAAAAATCTTCTCTATACTGTTTTGACAGGTATTATCAGTCTGGCTTTCTTGCGTTTGGTTTTTTAGAAGGACCAAGCTGTGGTAAAATAGGGACAAGAAAGTGAGGCTCAAATGGTTTTATCTAAGAAACGTGCCAGAAAGGTAATTGAGGCGATTATTGCCCTCTACCCTGATGCCAAACCCAGTTTAAATTTTGCCAATCATTTTGAATTGTTGGTGGCAGTCATGCTGTCCGCCCAAACAACGGATGCTGCAGTTAATACGGTGACACCGGCCCTCTTTGAGGCTTATCCAACTCCTGAGACTATGGCAGAAGCCAGCGAAGCTGATTTAGCCCAATGTATTTCTCGCTTAGGACTCTATCGTAACAAAGCCAAGTACTTAAAAAAATGCGCTCAGCAATTAGTCGAAGACTTCGCTGGTCAGGTTCCGCAAACGAGAAAAGAATTGGAGAGCCTAGCAGGTGTCGGTCGTAAGACGGCTAATGTGGTTATGAGCGTTGGTTTCGGTATTCCGGCCTTCGCAGTTGATACTCATGTGGAGCGAATTTGTAAACACCATGATATTGTGAAGAAGTCTGCCAGTCCTCTGGAAGTAGAAAAACGGGTGATGGAAGTTCTTCCGAAAGGGGAGTGGCTGCCAGCTCATCAGGCCATGATTCTTTTTGGACGTGAAATTTGCCATCCTAAGAATCCAGAATGTCATAATTATCCGCAGCTCTACGATTTTTCTGATAGTTAAGTTCTTAAACGGCTAGGTCCAGTTGATTATTAGTGTCGAGCTGTATGGTATGGAAAGGAAATTTATGTTACATTTTGAAAACGACTATAATGAAGGGGTCCATCCCAAGCTTTTGGAGGTCTTGACCAAGACTAATACTGAAAATCTAGCAGGGTACGGCCTTGACTCCTATACGGAGAGGGCCAGTCAGAAAATCAAAGAGGCCTGTCAGACTCCCAACGCTCAGGTCTTCTTTTTGACGGGCGGAACTCAGACCAATCAGGTGGTCATTGATACGATGCTGGCACCTTATGAAGGAGTCTTGGCGGCAGAAACAGGGCACATTGCTGCTCATGAAGCTGGAGCAATTGAATATATTGGTCACAAGGTATCAACCCTGCCGCACAAAAATGGAAAGCTAACTGCTGGGGATGTTAAAGAGTCGCTGGAGAATTTTTATGCTGATGATAATCATGAGCATATGGTTTATCCTGGTATGGTCTATATTTCTCATCCGACCGAATACGGTGCCCTTTACAGCAAGAAAGAGTTGGCGGAGCTTGCTCAAGTCTGCCGTTCTTATGCCATTCCCTTATTTTTAGATGGGGCTAGACTGGGTTATGGTTTAGCAGCGAAGGATACAGACCTTGATTTACCTACGATTGCTGAGCTGACAGATGTCTTCTATATTGGCGGAACCAAGATGGGTGCTCTAATAGGCGAGGCGGTCGTCTTTACACATGGAAATATGCCTAAGCGCTTTAATACTATGGTCAAGCAGCACGGTGCTCTCTTGGCTAAGGGGCGGATCTTGGGGATCCAGTTTGATCAATTCTTTACGGATAATCTCTATGAAGAAATTGGTAAAGGAGCTCTTCGTTTGGCTGAACAGCTCAAGGGAATTTTAAAAGATAAGGGCTATTCTTTCTTTTATGAATCGCCGACCAATCAACAATTTGTTATTGTTGAAAACGGCCAGCTAGAAATATTGGGGGAAAAGTTGGCCTACAGTTCTTGGGAAAAATATGATGATAACCATACGGTAATTCGTCTAGCAACAAGCTGGTCCACGACTCAGGAAGATATCGATCAATTAAAAGAAATTTTATAGAAAAGAGTGGCTGATTGAGTCACTCTTTTTAAATCTTAAATAATAAGGCTTGTACCAAAAATAGATAAGAAAAAAGCAGCCGCTAGGGCTGCAAAGGGTTTGAATAAGAAGAATTGTAAGATAATTATAACCAAAGTCACTGAAATCATACTTAAGAAAAACTGTTAGAAAACTTAATACTATACTTGTTTGGGGAAGCGGCAATAATTTCTTCTAATAATGAGGACTGCCAGCTACCCAGCCGGTACAGAGAGCGGCAGTGATATTAAAACCACCGGTGTGGGCATTGATATCCAAGACTTCGCCAGCAAAGTGCAAACCTGAAACTGTTTTGCTTTCAAGGGTTTTGGGATTGATTTCCTTGAGGTCTACTCCACCCTTGGTCACAAAGGATTTAGCCAGAGACATCTTACCAGTGATTTTAATAGGCAGAGACTTGATTTTTTTGA is a window from the Streptococcus criceti HS-6 genome containing:
- a CDS encoding threonine aldolase family protein; this translates as MLHFENDYNEGVHPKLLEVLTKTNTENLAGYGLDSYTERASQKIKEACQTPNAQVFFLTGGTQTNQVVIDTMLAPYEGVLAAETGHIAAHEAGAIEYIGHKVSTLPHKNGKLTAGDVKESLENFYADDNHEHMVYPGMVYISHPTEYGALYSKKELAELAQVCRSYAIPLFLDGARLGYGLAAKDTDLDLPTIAELTDVFYIGGTKMGALIGEAVVFTHGNMPKRFNTMVKQHGALLAKGRILGIQFDQFFTDNLYEEIGKGALRLAEQLKGILKDKGYSFFYESPTNQQFVIVENGQLEILGEKLAYSSWEKYDDNHTVIRLATSWSTTQEDIDQLKEIL
- the tsaD gene encoding tRNA (adenosine(37)-N6)-threonylcarbamoyltransferase complex transferase subunit TsaD, whose protein sequence is MTKDRYILAIESSCDETSVAVLKNNSELLSNIIASQVESHKRFGGVVPEVASRHHVEVVTLCIQDALNESGIGVQQLDAVAVTYGPGLVGALLVGMAAAKAFAWANGLPLIPINHMTGHLMAAREAGALTYPLLALLVSGGHTELVYVKEPGDYKIVGETRDDAVGEAYDKVGRVMGLTYPAGKEIDNLAHKGQDIYDFPRAMIKEDNLDFSFSGLKSAFINLYHNAQQKGQALKSTDLSASFQAAVLDILLAKTKRALELYPVKTLVVAGGVAANHGLRERLAEEVADQVEVRIPPLRLCGDNAGMIALAAAIEFKKGHFANLDLNAKPSLAFESLAD
- a CDS encoding AzlD domain-containing protein: MANTSFILLAIVLGFVVTWIPRVLPFVLVKYRGLPDVVVHFLKYLPVTILFALTLSSLFTSKVGQLPRLNGLEGLASLPTLLVAIRTKNLLYTVLTGIISLAFLRLVF
- the nth gene encoding endonuclease III; amino-acid sequence: MVLSKKRARKVIEAIIALYPDAKPSLNFANHFELLVAVMLSAQTTDAAVNTVTPALFEAYPTPETMAEASEADLAQCISRLGLYRNKAKYLKKCAQQLVEDFAGQVPQTRKELESLAGVGRKTANVVMSVGFGIPAFAVDTHVERICKHHDIVKKSASPLEVEKRVMEVLPKGEWLPAHQAMILFGREICHPKNPECHNYPQLYDFSDS
- the rimI gene encoding ribosomal protein S18-alanine N-acetyltransferase → MKEKELAQSIYDILADVYGQSPWTLAQVQADLAQDNTDYFYAYEGHEIVGFLSIQNLVGQLEITNLAVKKAYQGQGLASRLLQKLEGRSEDIFLEVRASNQSAKRLYEKFNFSCLAKRKAYYHNPIEDALIMQRAAKK
- a CDS encoding AzlC family ABC transporter permease; its protein translation is MQEKGFKAGAKDALPTALGYISIGIAFGVVAASAGLSALEVGLMSLLIYGGSAQFAMVAMIVSGADLLTITLTVFLVNLRNMLMSLHATTIFTKTPFLQNILMATLITDESYGVLLGEQVHNKAITAAWMHGNNVVGYLVWFSATVIGTLVGNLIPSPQAMGLDFALIAMFLGLLVFQLESMISQGVKKLCLILLAVAASYLLLATVLTSSLVVLLATFIGCSLGVILDGKH